The following proteins are encoded in a genomic region of Magallana gigas chromosome 1, xbMagGiga1.1, whole genome shotgun sequence:
- the LOC136269886 gene encoding ankyrin-3-like — MHKNTAPHTIDDAFETLQGFFVKKIIDNYHFYHDFVMEVTTYVFGKNYPLQTIRYADVGFLRKRVTLKCSNDYSNQFSIHLKDKYIEALGKRLFEDIFGERLLDVVLNPCLKNEKIIDIFINEMKHHPGKLKLLLEKKKVQIDHEEINQTSNHFFLSKLRFVSLEEKISPLSAIIIFCDTRLSLYCLNALRQNQANLIGNSIFSSVCCNGSKDVYAMFIKDHIKKCMAEKWKFLYPIHIASAFNNNELLRELLHNGADVNLKTTNANYWTPLTLAAGSSTEKNEENDTKISHLKRKDTIELLLNEGADINLCKENGASPLYIACQEGHDDIVKHLLVKGADINLCMKDGASPLLIACKENHEDIVHNLLTNGANINISMKDGTSPLLVACQEGYENTVEILLQNGADMELRNKNGDSPFHKACELGHKNTVQLLLNNGTNINECTKNGASPFNIACEHGHENIVQLLLSKGADINVCTKDGSSPLHIACQNRHKNIVQFLLSNGVDINACTKRGASSLHIACEIGQESIVQVLLDNGAVTNLSDENGVSPLHMACELEHEGIVKRLLTKKVDINACTKSGASPLLIALEHGHESIVKLLLSKGADINVCAESGATTLHIACQNGYISIVQLLLNNGADINACTKNGTSSLHIACEYGQESIVQLLLNNGADTNLCDENGVSPLHMACEHEHESIVRLLLTKKVDINARTKSGASPLFIALEHGHENIVKLLLSKGADINVCPESGATTLHIACQNGYKNIVQLLLRNGADINACTKSGVSPLYTACEHGHDRTIKLLLRKGADAKKCIKDACEHGQESIVQLLLNNETDIKLCNEKGGNLLHLFCEEGNEGIVQLLLSKGADINAGTNSGASPLNIACQNGHHSIAQLLLSRGADINICKKNGPSPLYMACLRGYENIVELLLINGANINLCTRFRLSPLYVACQIGHERIVKLLLSNGANINLCTENGVSPLCIAYQQEHESIVELLLNEGAT; from the coding sequence ATGCATAAAAACACAGCACCTCATACTATAGATGATGCTTTTGAAACTCTTCAGGGATTTTTCGTGAAGAAAATTATcgacaattatcatttttaccaCGACTTTGTGATGGAAGTTACCACTtatgtttttggaaaaaattatcCTCTGCAAACAATAAGATACGCAGACGTTGGTTTCCTCAGAAAAAGGGTAACATTAAAATGTTCTAACGATTACAGTAATCAGTTCAGTATACATTTAAAAGACAAATACATTGAAGCATTAGGGAAACGACTTTTCGAAGATATTTTTGGAGAACGCTTACTTGATGTTGTACTCAATCCTTGTTtgaagaatgaaaaaataattgatatttttataaatgaaatgaaacatcATCCAGGGAAATTAAAACTGTTACTTGAAAAGAAAAAGGTTCAAATTGATCATGAAGAAATCAATCAAACGtcaaatcatttctttttatctaaaCTTAGATTTGTGAGTTTAGAAGAGAAAATATCGCCTCTAAGTgctattattatattttgcgACACAAGATTGTCCTTATATTGTCTTAATGCCTTGCGACAGAATCAAGCGAATTTAATAGGAAATTccattttttcttctgtttgcTGTAATGGCTCAAAAGATGTTTATGCTATGTTTATAAAAGATCATATCAAAAAATGTATGGCAGAAAAATGGAAGTTTCTTTATCCAATACATATCGCTTCTGCGTTTAATAATAACGAACTACTGCGTGAACTGCTTCATAACGGCGCTGATGTGAATCTAAAAACTACCAATGCAAATTACTGGACTCCCTTAACGCTAGCAGCTGGAAGCAGTAcggaaaaaaatgaagaaaatgacACGAAAATTTCTCATTTAAAACGAAAAGACACGATAGAACTTTTATTGAATGAGGGAGCAGACATAAATTTATGTAAGgagaacggagccagtcctctctatatagcttgtcaggAGGGACACGATGACATTGTGAAACATTTGCTGGTGAAAGGAGCAGATATAAACTTATGTATGAAAGACGGGGCCAGTCCTCTCTTAATAGCTTGTAAAGAAAATCATGAAGACATTGTACATAATTTACTGACTAATGGTGCAAACATTAACATTTCTATGAAAGATGGGACAAGTCCTCTCTTGGTGGCTTGTCAGGAGGGCTATGAAAACACAGTGGAGATTTTGTTGCAAAATGGGGCAGATATGGAATTGCGTAATAAAAACGGAGACAGTCCTTTTCATAAAGCGTGTGAACTCGGGCATAAAAACACCGTTCAACTTCTACTAAATAATGgaacaaatataaatgaatgcACAAAAAATGGAGCTAGTCCCTTCAATATAGCTTGTGAACATGGGCATGAAAATATTGTTCAACTTCTACTGAGTAAAGGCGCAGATATAAATGTATGCACAAAAGATGGATCCAGTCCTCTtcatatagcttgtcaaaaccgACATAAAAACATTGTCCAATTTTTACTCAGTAATGGAGTAGATATAAATGCATGCACAAAACGTGGAGCTAGTTCTCTTCATATAGCTTGTGAAATCGGACAAGAAAGCATTGTACAAGTTCTACTGGATAATGGAGCAGTTACTAATTTGTCTGATGAAAACGGTGTCAGTCCTCTTCATATGGCTTGTGAACTAGAACATGAAGGCATTGTTAAACGTTTACTGACTAAAAAAGTAGATATAAATGCATGCACAAAAAGTGGAGCAAGTCCTCTTTTAATAGCTTTGGAACATGGACATGAAAGCATTGTTAAACTACTACTTAGTAAAGGCGCAGATATAAATGTTTGCGCGGAAAGTGGAGCAACTACTTTacatatagcttgtcaaaatggaTATATAAGCATTGTACAACTTCTACTAAATAATGGAGCAGATATAAATGCATGCACAAAAAATGGAACTAGTTCTCTCCATATAGCTTGTGAATATGGACAAGAAAgcattgtacaacttttactaaATAATGGGGCAGATACTAATTTGTGTGATGAAAACGGAGTCAGTCCTCTTCATATGGCGtgtgaacatgaacatgaaaGCATTGTTAGACTTTTACTGACTAAAAAAGTAGATATCAATGCACGCACGAAAAGTGGAGCTAGTCCTCTTTTTATAGCTTTGGAACATGGACATGAAAACATTGTTAAACTACTACTTAGTAAAGGCGCAGATATAAATGTTTGCCCGGAAAGTGGAGCAACTACTTTacatatagcttgtcaaaacggatataaaaacattgtacaacttttactaagAAATGGAGCAGATATAAATGCATGCACTAAAAGTGGAGTCAGTCCTCTTTATACAGCTTGTGAACATGGACATGATAGAACTATTAAACTTTTACTGAGGAAAGGAGCTGAtgcaaaaaaatgcataaaagatgCGTGTGAACATGGACAAGAAAGCATTGTTCAACTACTACTGAATAATGAAACAGATATCAAATTGTGTAATGAAAAAGGGGGCAATCTCCTTCATTTATTTTGTGAGGAAGGAAACGAAGGAATTGTTCAACTACTACTTAGTAAAGGGGCAGATATAAATGCAGGCACGAACAGTGGAGCCAGTCCACTAAATATAGCGTGTCAAAACGGACACCATAGCATTGCACAACTTCTACTGAGCAGAGGAGCAGATATTAACATATGTAAGAAAAATGGACCAAGTCCTCTCTATATGGCTTGTCTACGTGGATATGAAAACATCGTTGAACTGCTACTGATTAATGGAGCAAACATAAATTTGTGCACAAGGTTCAGACTCAGTCCTCTCTATGTAGCTTGCCAAATTGGACATGAACGCATTGTAAAACTCCTATTAAGTAATGGAGCAAATATCAATTTGTGTACTGAAAACGGAGTGAGTCCTCTATGTATAGCTTATCAACAAGAACATGAAAGCATTGTCGAACTTCTACTTAATGAAGGAGCAACATAA